One window of Solwaraspora sp. WMMA2056 genomic DNA carries:
- a CDS encoding ABC transporter substrate-binding protein, protein MSPFARSTRGARTRALAVALALVVGVTACGTGDSDQDTTEDGPVNLSIFWWGAERRAELTQQALDVYAGRHPGVTFTMTWQGNTGYYDKLSSQAVGGNPPDLFQIDDNYLTEYAERDVVLDLTPYVDSGELDLSDFPSSLVQYGQIAGRTVAVAAAANTPGMVYNKTLLAELEVAEPTIGMSYEELIDWASEITALTDGEVAGTMDPSGDYKALWLWLRTQDLELYQGRRMGFSAADLTRWFALWEQARAADATPDAALIKSANSGDVTQQLVATGDAATSFMWSNQLAELQKHTSDDLGVVSYPGDPKGQWARASMYWAGYRGTRHPELVVDVIDFLVNDPQAGRILGTERGLSSNLKVRQAVQATLADEKMKDSLAFEQQMAERFGPAPVPPPPGHTKVRALLITAAESVQGGDATGQEAAGEFIRAANAALTNG, encoded by the coding sequence GTGTCACCATTCGCCCGTTCGACACGCGGAGCCCGCACCCGAGCACTCGCTGTCGCACTTGCCCTCGTCGTCGGCGTCACCGCCTGCGGCACCGGCGACAGCGACCAGGACACCACCGAGGACGGGCCGGTCAACCTGTCCATCTTCTGGTGGGGTGCGGAGCGGCGGGCGGAGCTCACCCAACAGGCTCTCGACGTGTACGCCGGCCGCCACCCCGGCGTCACCTTCACCATGACCTGGCAGGGCAACACCGGCTACTACGACAAGCTGTCCAGCCAGGCCGTCGGCGGCAACCCTCCGGACCTGTTCCAGATCGACGACAACTACCTGACCGAGTACGCCGAGCGGGACGTCGTGCTGGACCTCACCCCGTACGTCGACAGCGGCGAACTAGACCTCTCCGACTTCCCGAGCAGTCTGGTCCAGTACGGACAGATCGCCGGCCGTACGGTCGCGGTGGCGGCCGCCGCGAACACCCCGGGCATGGTCTACAACAAGACTTTGCTGGCCGAGCTGGAGGTGGCGGAGCCGACCATCGGGATGAGCTACGAGGAGCTCATCGACTGGGCCAGCGAAATCACCGCGCTCACCGACGGCGAGGTGGCCGGGACGATGGACCCGTCCGGGGACTACAAGGCACTCTGGCTCTGGCTGCGTACCCAGGATCTGGAGCTGTACCAGGGCCGCCGGATGGGTTTCAGCGCCGCCGACCTGACCAGGTGGTTCGCGCTGTGGGAGCAGGCCCGCGCCGCCGACGCCACCCCGGACGCCGCGCTGATCAAGTCGGCGAACAGCGGCGACGTGACCCAGCAACTGGTGGCCACCGGCGACGCGGCCACCTCCTTCATGTGGTCGAACCAGCTGGCCGAACTCCAGAAGCACACCAGCGACGACCTCGGCGTGGTCTCGTACCCGGGTGATCCGAAGGGTCAGTGGGCGCGGGCCTCGATGTACTGGGCGGGGTACCGCGGCACCCGGCACCCCGAGCTGGTGGTGGACGTGATCGACTTCCTGGTCAACGACCCGCAGGCCGGCCGGATCCTCGGCACCGAGCGGGGTCTGAGCTCCAACTTGAAGGTACGTCAGGCCGTGCAGGCGACCCTCGCGGACGAGAAGATGAAGGACTCCCTCGCGTTCGAGCAGCAGATGGCCGAGCGGTTCGGGCCCGCGCCGGTGCCGCCGCCGCCAGGGCACACCAAGGTCCGGGCGTTGCTGATCACCGCCGCCGAGAGTGTGCAGGGTGGCGACGCCACCGGGCAGGAGGCCGCCGGGGAGTTCATCCGCGCGGCCAACGCCGCTCTGACCAACGGCTGA
- a CDS encoding family 16 glycoside hydrolase, which yields MWHHPDRAGRRRRPRAPALAALTVTGTVLLIAGALLATGITGAWAATLFSDDFDDGDAAGWSKSGGTWTVVTDGSRVLRQSKTDAGLARMFAGSSSWTDYQVQARVKPLSWTSAGGFAGLAARSPGATSFDRLALLDGRVELQAVRSGTVTVLGAVTRPVPAGTWATLTLEVSGDTVRGWVDGTLIGTGTSQRDQGRIGVQTDRATAAFDDVTVSTVGAGPPPTPSPSVPPTSSPSASPPPTVPPTTAPPTTAPPTSGPGRELIVATTGDDANPGTLAQPLRTVQRAVDLAVPGTTIRLRGGRYAPTTNIRILTSGTADAPITLTRYRTEPVLIDGEQMPHTPAPLGGSIPNIERGAIHMQASYWRLVDLEIANGPYGVYCRTCHHNVFQRLTTRDNYESGLQIQGDATYNQVIDLDAYGNRDPRKNGESADGLAIKEGSGVGNVVRGARLWNNADDGFDAWMFRSPILIENSVAWGNGVNRWGFPDFGGDGNGFKMGGGIPDAVPHTVRNSIAFGNAVDGFIDNGNPGAHRFDRNTAWNNGRNGFTVNRSSSVLTGNLAASNPTPVSLGSSTGSVNSWNIGGTWTDASLVSTDPATITGPRRPDGAVPTSPFLHPIGQPHLGARL from the coding sequence ATGTGGCACCATCCCGACCGTGCCGGCCGCCGTCGCCGGCCCCGCGCCCCCGCCCTCGCCGCACTCACGGTCACCGGCACCGTGCTGCTCATCGCCGGTGCCCTGCTCGCCACCGGCATCACCGGAGCCTGGGCGGCGACCCTGTTCAGCGACGACTTCGACGACGGCGACGCCGCCGGCTGGTCGAAGTCCGGTGGCACCTGGACGGTCGTCACCGACGGCTCCCGGGTCCTTCGACAGTCCAAGACCGACGCCGGCCTCGCCCGGATGTTCGCCGGCTCGTCCAGCTGGACCGACTACCAGGTCCAGGCCCGCGTCAAGCCGCTGAGCTGGACCTCGGCCGGCGGATTCGCTGGACTCGCCGCCCGTTCGCCGGGCGCCACCAGCTTCGACCGGCTGGCACTGCTCGACGGGCGCGTCGAACTGCAGGCCGTACGCAGCGGAACCGTCACCGTCCTCGGCGCCGTCACCCGGCCGGTGCCCGCCGGCACCTGGGCGACGCTCACCCTGGAGGTCTCCGGTGACACCGTCCGGGGCTGGGTCGACGGCACCCTGATCGGCACCGGCACCAGCCAACGCGACCAGGGTCGCATCGGCGTGCAGACCGACCGTGCCACCGCCGCCTTCGACGACGTCACCGTCAGCACCGTCGGGGCCGGCCCGCCCCCGACGCCGTCGCCCTCCGTACCGCCGACGTCCTCGCCATCGGCGAGCCCGCCACCGACGGTCCCGCCGACCACCGCCCCACCGACGACGGCGCCGCCCACGTCCGGACCGGGGCGTGAGTTGATCGTCGCGACCACCGGCGATGACGCGAACCCGGGCACCCTCGCTCAGCCGCTGCGCACGGTGCAACGTGCTGTCGATCTGGCCGTCCCCGGCACCACCATCCGGCTGCGCGGCGGCCGGTACGCCCCGACCACCAACATCCGGATCCTCACCTCCGGCACCGCCGACGCACCGATCACCCTCACCCGGTACCGCACTGAACCCGTGCTCATCGACGGCGAACAGATGCCGCACACCCCGGCACCACTGGGCGGCAGCATCCCCAACATCGAACGCGGCGCCATCCACATGCAGGCCTCGTACTGGCGGCTCGTCGACCTGGAGATCGCCAACGGCCCGTACGGGGTCTACTGCCGCACCTGTCATCACAACGTGTTTCAGCGCCTGACCACCCGCGACAACTACGAATCCGGCCTGCAGATCCAGGGCGACGCCACGTACAACCAGGTCATCGACCTCGACGCGTACGGCAACCGGGACCCGCGCAAGAACGGCGAGAGCGCCGACGGCCTGGCCATCAAGGAAGGCTCCGGCGTCGGTAACGTCGTGCGGGGCGCCCGGCTGTGGAACAACGCCGACGACGGCTTCGACGCCTGGATGTTCCGGTCACCGATCCTCATCGAGAACTCGGTGGCCTGGGGCAACGGCGTCAACCGGTGGGGCTTTCCCGACTTCGGCGGCGACGGCAACGGCTTCAAGATGGGCGGCGGGATCCCCGACGCTGTGCCGCACACCGTCCGCAACAGCATCGCGTTCGGTAACGCCGTCGACGGCTTCATCGACAACGGCAACCCGGGCGCGCACCGTTTCGACCGCAACACCGCCTGGAACAACGGCCGCAACGGGTTCACCGTCAACAGGTCGTCGTCGGTGCTGACCGGCAACCTGGCCGCCAGCAATCCCACCCCGGTGTCGCTGGGCTCGTCGACCGGCAGCGTCAACTCGTGGAACATCGGCGGCACCTGGACCGACGCGTCGCTGGTCAGCACCGACCCGGCGACGATCACCGGGCCGCGCCGCCCTGACGGCGCCGTCCCCACGTCACCGTTTCTGCACCCGATCGGCCAACCCCACCTCGGCGCCCGACTGTAG
- a CDS encoding copper resistance protein CopC, translated as MPSRHRLRPPAQPVRGTSRGARPAQRRSRSRRAGLLAVPGMLLGVVLALAGASPAAAHATLLSHDPADGALLAEAPSTVTLTFDEPVTLRPGGVQVLDAAGTTVDAAARSVDRSVVIDLPAAMADGTYVVSWRVVSADSHPVAGGFSFAIGAPSTGSVVIPVSTPDTALQVLRPVTEAVVYLGVLGSAGLAVFALLFLPGRPAPRRTIQLLGVAALAALVVMPPVTAAWQDAADVGALATVAAWRTGYGADLGLSAVLAGIGVAVVLAGTDLLTRVSGGRRRAVATAVFAGAGLALGALLIVGHTRSFGPAWLVLGSDLLHLATAAVWLGGILGLAHLLSRRAAPPSGPDAGSDARPDAGSDAGSDARPDSGSDAPPAAERAAVVAAFSQVAAVLVALLGVAGVLLGWRIVGSWSTLFGTAYGLALLAKVAAVAVLIGIAAWNRYRLVPRTTRPGSEAAALGALRRTVRVEAVLLVAVLAVTGVLVTRDPTAPPADTDPTSSADGTSAEGAELAVDAEAALGDGQVRIRITPGATGINALEVALFDAAGQPLEPVALPTVTVSLPEYDLGPLDRRLSQVGTGRYEAIADFPLPGAWEVEINARTSRFDSPIATIPVEIR; from the coding sequence GTGCCATCGCGTCACCGGCTGCGCCCACCGGCGCAGCCGGTCCGTGGCACGTCGCGTGGTGCACGTCCGGCACAGCGACGGTCCCGTTCCCGGCGGGCGGGTCTCCTGGCCGTACCGGGGATGCTGCTCGGAGTGGTGCTCGCCCTGGCCGGTGCCAGCCCGGCCGCCGCGCATGCCACCCTGCTCAGCCACGACCCGGCCGACGGCGCGCTGCTCGCCGAGGCGCCGTCGACGGTCACCCTCACCTTCGACGAGCCGGTCACCCTGCGCCCCGGCGGGGTGCAGGTGCTCGACGCGGCCGGCACCACCGTGGACGCCGCCGCCCGCTCCGTCGACCGCTCCGTCGTCATCGACCTGCCCGCCGCGATGGCCGACGGGACGTACGTGGTCAGCTGGCGGGTCGTCTCGGCCGACAGTCACCCGGTGGCCGGTGGGTTCAGCTTCGCGATCGGCGCACCCTCCACCGGCAGCGTCGTCATCCCGGTCAGTACGCCGGACACCGCCCTGCAGGTGCTGCGGCCCGTCACCGAGGCGGTGGTCTATCTCGGGGTGCTCGGCAGCGCCGGACTGGCCGTCTTCGCGCTGCTGTTCCTGCCGGGCCGCCCGGCCCCGCGCCGGACGATCCAGCTGCTCGGTGTCGCCGCGCTGGCCGCGCTGGTGGTGATGCCGCCGGTCACCGCCGCCTGGCAGGACGCCGCCGACGTGGGCGCGCTGGCCACCGTCGCCGCCTGGCGCACCGGGTACGGCGCCGACCTGGGCCTGTCCGCCGTTCTCGCCGGCATCGGGGTGGCCGTGGTCCTCGCCGGCACCGACCTGCTCACCCGGGTCAGCGGTGGGCGACGACGCGCCGTCGCGACGGCGGTCTTCGCCGGGGCCGGCCTGGCCCTCGGCGCGTTGCTGATCGTCGGACACACCCGCAGTTTCGGCCCCGCCTGGCTGGTGCTCGGCAGCGACCTGCTGCACCTGGCGACCGCCGCGGTCTGGCTCGGCGGCATCCTGGGCCTGGCCCACCTGCTGTCCCGGCGGGCCGCACCGCCGTCCGGTCCGGACGCCGGGTCCGACGCCAGGCCGGACGCCGGGTCCGACGCCGGGTCCGACGCCAGGCCGGACTCCGGATCCGACGCGCCACCGGCCGCCGAGCGGGCCGCCGTGGTGGCTGCCTTTTCCCAGGTCGCCGCCGTGCTGGTGGCACTGCTCGGGGTCGCCGGGGTGCTGCTCGGCTGGCGGATCGTCGGCTCCTGGTCGACCCTGTTCGGCACCGCGTACGGGTTGGCGCTGCTGGCCAAGGTGGCGGCCGTCGCGGTGCTGATCGGGATCGCCGCATGGAACCGGTACCGGTTGGTGCCCCGTACCACCCGGCCGGGCAGCGAGGCCGCCGCGCTGGGCGCGCTGCGTCGCACCGTACGGGTCGAAGCGGTGCTGCTGGTCGCGGTGCTCGCCGTGACCGGCGTACTGGTGACCCGGGACCCCACCGCGCCACCGGCCGACACCGACCCGACCAGCTCGGCCGACGGCACCTCGGCGGAGGGTGCCGAGCTGGCGGTCGACGCCGAGGCGGCACTCGGCGACGGCCAGGTACGGATCCGGATCACCCCGGGGGCCACCGGGATCAACGCACTGGAGGTGGCGTTGTTCGACGCGGCCGGGCAGCCACTGGAACCGGTGGCACTGCCCACGGTCACCGTCAGCCTGCCGGAGTACGACCTTGGTCCGCTGGACCGCCGGCTGTCCCAGGTCGGCACCGGTCGCTACGAGGCGATCGCGGACTTTCCGCTGCCCGGTGCCTGGGAGGTCGAGATCAACGCCCGGACCTCCCGGTTCGACAGCCCGATCGCGACGATTCCGGTGGAGATCCGGTGA
- a CDS encoding phosphoribosylaminoimidazolesuccinocarboxamide synthase — protein sequence MELLHSGKVRDVYADGDDLILVASDRISVYDVVLPTPIPDKGKLLTALSLWWFEQLADLVPHHVVSATDVPAEFAGRAIRCRRLDMVPIECIARGYLTGLGLKEYEKSGSVSGVALPPGLVEASKLPEPIFTPTTKASVGEHDEFITYADVVTQVGAETAERLRQITLDVYRRGATLAAERGLIVADTKIELGWASDGTLVLADEVLTSDSSRFWPADAYQPGRAQFSFDKQYVRDWAAGTGWDKRPPAPEVPAEIVEVTRARYVEVYERITGRTW from the coding sequence GTGGAGCTGCTGCACTCGGGCAAGGTCAGGGACGTGTACGCCGACGGAGACGACCTGATCCTCGTCGCCTCCGACCGGATCAGTGTCTACGACGTGGTGCTGCCCACCCCGATCCCGGACAAGGGCAAACTGCTCACCGCGCTGTCACTGTGGTGGTTCGAGCAGCTCGCAGACCTGGTGCCCCACCACGTCGTCTCCGCCACCGACGTACCGGCCGAGTTCGCCGGCCGGGCCATCCGCTGTCGCCGCCTGGACATGGTGCCTATCGAGTGCATCGCCCGCGGCTACCTCACCGGACTGGGCCTGAAGGAGTACGAGAAGTCCGGCTCGGTCTCCGGTGTCGCGCTGCCCCCCGGCCTGGTCGAGGCGTCCAAGCTGCCCGAGCCGATCTTCACTCCGACGACCAAGGCGTCCGTCGGCGAGCACGACGAGTTCATCACGTACGCCGACGTCGTCACCCAGGTCGGCGCGGAGACCGCCGAGCGGCTGCGGCAGATCACCCTGGACGTCTACCGGCGCGGCGCGACGCTGGCCGCCGAACGCGGCCTGATCGTCGCCGACACCAAGATCGAGCTGGGCTGGGCGTCGGACGGCACCCTGGTCCTCGCCGACGAGGTGCTGACCAGCGACTCCTCCCGGTTCTGGCCGGCCGACGCGTACCAGCCGGGCCGCGCCCAGTTCTCCTTCGACAAGCAGTACGTGCGGGACTGGGCCGCCGGCACCGGCTGGGACAAGCGCCCACCGGCCCCGGAGGTGCCGGCCGAGATCGTCGAGGTAACCCGGGCCCGCTACGTCGAGGTCTACGAACGGATCACCGGCCGCACCTGGTGA
- a CDS encoding helix-turn-helix transcriptional regulator: MPEDYIGLRVARWRDIAGMTQQQLAAAIGVSREYVSMIENGKRAVTKRSMLIALASALGVSTMDLTAQPYLPRSRNDLALWAAVPAIRKAMDDDEPAVARPPAQLAAEADRAMRARMACDNPTLGILLPRLIAEIRTTANAENDPAALRIAVQTLVTGSLALKPQGHVDLAMRLAERAVRAAALSEDPACEAAADFALAQAVLATGLRKRSWTLARTAADRMQDHLGTDEGRAWYGMLHLHAALSAASLSQHEIAEEHVTEAEEVARRTAGDPWRMEFTPANVAVWRVGVVLENGEPGKAPELARKVDQSALRTPQRRARLHMDAGRGFHAAKRNDEAVRAFLRAETIAPHETRSRATVREIIAHIVRDSSPRGGSDELRSLAVRMGIDPLSPEDHAT, encoded by the coding sequence ATGCCGGAGGACTACATCGGCCTGCGGGTCGCGCGGTGGCGCGACATCGCCGGCATGACGCAGCAACAGCTCGCGGCCGCGATCGGCGTGAGCCGCGAGTACGTATCCATGATCGAAAACGGCAAGCGCGCCGTGACCAAACGGTCCATGCTGATCGCGCTCGCCTCCGCCCTCGGCGTATCCACGATGGATCTCACCGCCCAGCCGTACCTGCCCCGGTCCCGCAACGACCTGGCGCTGTGGGCGGCCGTACCGGCGATCCGCAAGGCGATGGACGACGACGAGCCGGCCGTCGCCCGGCCGCCGGCCCAGCTCGCTGCCGAGGCCGACCGGGCGATGCGGGCCCGGATGGCCTGCGACAACCCGACGCTCGGGATTCTCCTACCCCGCCTGATCGCCGAGATCCGGACCACCGCCAACGCCGAGAACGACCCGGCGGCCCTACGGATCGCCGTACAGACGCTGGTCACCGGCTCGCTCGCACTCAAGCCCCAGGGCCATGTCGACCTGGCGATGCGGCTCGCCGAACGCGCCGTCCGGGCGGCCGCGCTCTCCGAGGACCCGGCCTGCGAGGCAGCCGCCGACTTCGCGCTCGCTCAGGCGGTACTCGCCACCGGCCTACGTAAACGCTCCTGGACCCTGGCCCGGACGGCCGCTGACCGGATGCAGGACCACCTGGGTACGGACGAGGGCCGGGCCTGGTACGGCATGTTGCACCTGCACGCCGCGCTCTCTGCGGCCAGCCTCAGCCAGCACGAGATCGCCGAGGAGCACGTCACCGAGGCCGAGGAGGTGGCCCGCCGGACCGCCGGTGACCCGTGGCGGATGGAGTTCACCCCGGCCAACGTCGCGGTGTGGCGGGTCGGCGTGGTGCTGGAGAACGGTGAACCGGGTAAGGCTCCGGAGCTGGCCCGCAAGGTGGACCAGAGCGCGTTACGGACCCCGCAACGGCGGGCCAGACTGCACATGGACGCCGGCCGCGGCTTCCACGCCGCGAAACGCAACGACGAGGCGGTCCGGGCGTTCCTGCGGGCCGAGACGATCGCCCCGCACGAGACTCGCAGCCGGGCCACCGTACGGGAGATCATCGCCCACATCGTGCGCGACTCGTCGCCTCGCGGTGGCTCGGACGAACTGCGCAGCCTCGCCGTCCGGATGGGGATCGATCCACTCTCCCCAGAGGACCACGCAACGTAA
- a CDS encoding helix-turn-helix domain-containing protein, translated as MTLAVSPVTPDPQSVEVAAEALPRVQAYLRTHEEAAATVRLVEDGAGDTLVVPRGAIELLARVLAHMANGHSVSVVPAHAELTTQQAAELLNVSRPYLIGLLEAGEIQFRKVGTHRRVLAGSLLAYKHRDDARRRAAADELTQLAQEMDLT; from the coding sequence ATGACTCTCGCGGTCAGTCCGGTCACGCCTGATCCGCAGTCGGTCGAGGTAGCAGCTGAGGCGCTGCCCCGGGTGCAGGCCTACCTGCGCACCCACGAGGAGGCTGCGGCAACCGTTCGACTCGTGGAGGACGGCGCTGGCGACACACTCGTGGTGCCCCGTGGAGCCATCGAGTTGTTGGCGCGCGTTCTGGCCCACATGGCGAACGGCCACAGTGTCTCGGTCGTCCCGGCTCACGCGGAGCTGACAACTCAGCAGGCAGCCGAGCTGCTCAACGTTTCCCGCCCATATCTGATCGGCCTGCTGGAGGCGGGTGAGATCCAGTTCCGCAAGGTGGGCACCCACCGGCGGGTACTCGCCGGATCGCTGCTGGCGTACAAACACCGGGACGACGCCCGTCGTCGTGCCGCAGCCGATGAGCTGACCCAGCTCGCCCAGGAGATGGACCTCACCTGA
- a CDS encoding PIN domain-containing protein: MLYPSTLRDLLLRIAQSGLVDAKWTEQILDEVLAALRRQRPDLDDARLARTRRLMGTAVRDWKITGYEPLVDSLKLPDPDDRHVLAAAIRARAQLTVTANLRHFPADELTGWDIGPKSPDEFVRDQISLDRSTVHAAVQQIADSWRNPPGSFDDVLDRLERSGLAVSVAELRARR; this comes from the coding sequence GTGTTGTACCCGAGCACGCTACGGGATTTACTGCTGCGAATCGCCCAGTCAGGTCTGGTCGACGCCAAATGGACCGAACAGATTCTTGATGAGGTTCTCGCCGCCCTACGCCGGCAGCGACCAGACCTCGACGACGCCAGACTCGCACGGACACGAAGGTTGATGGGCACTGCCGTCCGGGACTGGAAGATCACCGGCTACGAGCCGCTCGTCGACTCGCTCAAACTGCCCGATCCTGACGACCGTCACGTACTTGCCGCCGCGATCCGGGCGCGGGCTCAACTCACTGTCACCGCCAACCTCCGACACTTCCCCGCCGATGAGCTGACCGGCTGGGACATCGGCCCGAAGTCACCTGACGAGTTCGTTCGCGATCAGATCAGTTTGGACCGCAGCACGGTACACGCCGCAGTGCAGCAGATCGCCGACTCGTGGCGCAACCCGCCTGGGAGCTTTGACGACGTACTTGACCGCCTCGAAAGATCCGGACTCGCGGTCAGCGTCGCCGAGTTGCGCGCTCGGCGGTAG
- a CDS encoding DUF1775 domain-containing protein, with protein MSTFRTRAARVLAGSTLGLVALGLANLGVATPALAHTQLAGAAPNGAGATTLTFTFDHGCANADTTELTVEMPDGAIVGTAVGQPDGWTAEVTPRQVTWTGPPIGDEQIAAGVAEFAVLVRLTGTVGQTFWFPAVQRCADGDSYDWADTRADAERPAPSLIATNAVLAPAPPIDEGAASERSGGASLPQALTAAALLVVVAGLLGHRWTRTDAVSVVTPDAGADVAVGPGVGSGEGPGAGAGRPPPAGT; from the coding sequence GTGAGTACCTTCCGCACCCGGGCGGCGCGAGTGCTGGCCGGGTCGACGCTCGGTCTGGTCGCCCTCGGGCTGGCCAACCTCGGGGTGGCGACGCCGGCCCTGGCCCACACCCAGCTGGCCGGGGCTGCGCCCAACGGCGCCGGCGCGACGACGCTGACCTTCACCTTCGACCACGGCTGCGCCAACGCCGACACCACCGAGCTGACCGTCGAGATGCCCGACGGCGCGATCGTCGGCACCGCCGTCGGACAGCCGGACGGCTGGACCGCCGAGGTCACGCCCCGGCAGGTCACCTGGACGGGTCCGCCGATCGGCGACGAGCAGATCGCGGCCGGCGTCGCCGAGTTCGCCGTACTGGTCCGGTTGACCGGCACGGTCGGGCAGACGTTCTGGTTCCCGGCGGTGCAGCGCTGCGCCGACGGCGACAGCTACGACTGGGCGGACACCCGGGCCGACGCCGAGCGCCCCGCTCCCTCGCTGATCGCCACGAACGCGGTGCTGGCACCGGCACCGCCGATCGATGAGGGGGCCGCGTCGGAGCGGTCCGGCGGGGCGAGCCTGCCGCAGGCGTTGACCGCCGCCGCGCTGCTGGTGGTCGTCGCCGGCCTGCTCGGTCACCGCTGGACCCGGACCGACGCAGTGTCGGTCGTCACGCCGGATGCCGGCGCGGACGTCGCCGTCGGCCCCGGCGTGGGTTCCGGCGAGGGTCCCGGTGCGGGTGCCGGTCGCCCCCCGCCGGCCGGGACCTGA
- a CDS encoding MFS transporter, protein MAEAAAADSDPTIHDPRRRRAVLVAVCIALMAVIASVSGLNVAQQEFAVAFGASQSTVLWIINIYTITLAALLLPLGAVGDRWGRKPVLLAGLLLFGTASAAAGLATSTEIMITARLLSGIGAAMIMPITLAVITSTFPEKERSRAIGVWTAVAGGGGLLGMYLSAFLVDVADWRWLFALPVALVVVAAGMTIRYVPNSREESSHPFDTIGSLSSVLAAVGLIFVLHEGPEHGWTAPATLVGLLVGVLGAVVFVAWELRRRAPLLDVRLFRHRGLSSGSVSLLAVFGVQAGIFVVLFPYFQAVLGWSGLRSTLAMMPMALLMMVASGLAPRVAALVGARATMAAGIFLGGAGLALMASFVSVDGGYLSVLPGMLAMGLGMGLSMTPSTEAITSALPRSRQGTASALNDVTREFGAALGVALLGAIVSAGYRNAVDPRLDELAVDAPDAAREGIATALAAADDAGPYADELVRAAQQSFVDGWQQAMWVGVGVMVLLFGYVLARGPQRRPRAEQPEPSPGDPTKDAVAG, encoded by the coding sequence GTGGCGGAAGCCGCCGCGGCGGATTCCGACCCGACGATCCACGATCCGCGTCGACGCCGCGCCGTCCTCGTCGCGGTCTGCATCGCACTGATGGCGGTGATCGCTTCCGTCTCCGGGCTGAACGTCGCCCAGCAGGAATTCGCCGTCGCGTTCGGCGCTTCGCAGAGCACCGTCCTGTGGATCATCAACATCTACACGATCACCTTGGCCGCGCTGCTGCTGCCGCTCGGCGCGGTCGGCGACCGGTGGGGCCGCAAGCCCGTACTGCTCGCCGGGCTCCTCCTCTTCGGGACCGCCAGCGCCGCCGCCGGCCTCGCCACCTCGACCGAGATCATGATCACCGCGCGACTGCTCAGCGGCATCGGCGCGGCGATGATCATGCCGATCACCCTGGCCGTGATCACCTCGACCTTCCCGGAGAAGGAACGGTCCCGGGCGATCGGTGTCTGGACCGCCGTCGCCGGCGGCGGCGGCCTGCTCGGGATGTACCTGTCGGCCTTCCTGGTCGACGTGGCGGACTGGCGCTGGTTGTTCGCCCTCCCGGTCGCGCTGGTCGTCGTGGCCGCCGGCATGACCATCCGGTACGTCCCGAACTCCCGCGAGGAGTCGAGTCACCCGTTCGACACCATCGGTTCGCTGTCGTCGGTGCTCGCCGCCGTCGGACTCATCTTCGTCCTGCACGAGGGCCCGGAACACGGCTGGACCGCGCCCGCCACGCTGGTGGGTCTGCTCGTCGGTGTCCTCGGTGCCGTCGTCTTCGTCGCCTGGGAGCTGCGTCGGCGCGCGCCACTGCTCGACGTCCGACTGTTCCGCCACCGGGGGCTGTCCAGCGGCTCGGTGTCGCTGCTCGCGGTGTTCGGCGTGCAGGCCGGCATCTTCGTGGTGCTCTTCCCGTACTTCCAGGCCGTCCTCGGCTGGTCCGGGCTGCGCTCCACGCTGGCGATGATGCCGATGGCCCTGCTGATGATGGTCGCCTCGGGCCTCGCCCCACGGGTGGCCGCGCTGGTCGGTGCCCGCGCCACCATGGCGGCCGGCATCTTCCTCGGCGGCGCGGGTCTGGCCCTGATGGCCAGCTTCGTCTCGGTCGACGGCGGCTACCTGTCGGTGCTGCCCGGCATGCTCGCAATGGGGCTCGGCATGGGCCTGTCGATGACCCCTTCCACCGAGGCGATCACCAGCGCCCTGCCTCGCTCCCGGCAGGGCACCGCGTCCGCGCTCAACGACGTCACGAGAGAGTTCGGTGCCGCGCTCGGTGTCGCGCTGCTCGGGGCGATCGTGTCCGCCGGCTACCGCAACGCCGTCGACCCTCGGCTCGACGAGCTGGCCGTCGACGCGCCCGACGCCGCCCGGGAGGGTATCGCCACGGCTCTCGCCGCCGCCGACGACGCCGGCCCGTACGCCGACGAGCTGGTCCGGGCCGCGCAGCAGTCGTTCGTCGACGGCTGGCAGCAGGCGATGTGGGTGGGCGTCGGGGTGATGGTGCTCCTGTTCGGCTACGTGCTCGCCCGGGGTCCGCAGCGTCGGCCACGAGCCGAGCAGCCGGAACCGTCGCCAGGGGATCCCACGAAGGACGCGGTCGCCGGCTGA